A single window of Granulicella mallensis MP5ACTX8 DNA harbors:
- a CDS encoding YceI family protein: MMKNFAMAGLAAAIVLAVGAGSMSAQVTTWKIDPMHSESDFAIKHMAINTVHGSFRGVSGVITLDEKNLSKSGVEATIDVTTVDTGIAQRDGHLKSPDFFDVAKFPTMTFKSTGVTKAGDHFDVAGLLTIHGVTKPVVLSLEALAKPQTMDGKSLHRGFTATTVINRQDFGLIWNGPLQSGDKVLGDQVKIELDIEAVQQ; encoded by the coding sequence ATGATGAAGAATTTTGCAATGGCAGGTTTGGCCGCAGCAATCGTGCTGGCGGTAGGTGCGGGTTCGATGAGCGCACAGGTGACGACGTGGAAGATCGACCCGATGCACTCGGAGAGCGATTTTGCAATCAAGCATATGGCAATCAACACGGTGCATGGCTCGTTCCGTGGAGTTTCGGGAGTCATCACTCTGGATGAGAAAAACCTGTCGAAGTCGGGCGTGGAAGCCACGATCGACGTGACCACCGTGGATACCGGCATAGCGCAACGCGACGGCCATCTGAAGAGCCCGGACTTCTTCGATGTGGCGAAGTTCCCGACCATGACCTTCAAGAGCACCGGCGTGACCAAGGCCGGCGATCACTTTGACGTCGCCGGATTGCTGACGATCCACGGCGTGACCAAGCCGGTCGTGCTGTCGCTCGAAGCACTGGCCAAGCCGCAGACGATGGACGGCAAGAGCCTGCATCGTGGATTTACCGCTACGACCGTCATCAACCGGCAGGACTTCGGCCTGATCTGGAATGGCCCGCTCCAGAGCGGCGACAAGGTCCTTGGAGACCAGGTCAAGATCGAGCTGGATATCGAAGCGGTACAGCAGTAA